The proteins below are encoded in one region of Shewanella putrefaciens:
- a CDS encoding DUF2959 domain-containing protein has translation MKRLLTSSLIAVSLLLTGCQTAYYGAMEKVGYHKRDIMVDRVKDAKESQEDAQEEFSSALEEMQALLNHDGGSLEKAYNKAKDEYESAQSAADNVSNRINKVEDVAEALFDEWQAEIGEISKANLRRNSETKLKETRRAYQQLIKSMRRAESKMPPILTAMKDNMLYLKHNLNAQAIGAIKGEFASLQTDISGLIQEMNKSISESNKFIEALENSKG, from the coding sequence ATGAAAAGATTGCTCACCTCTAGCCTAATTGCCGTAAGCCTTTTACTCACGGGCTGTCAAACGGCCTATTACGGCGCCATGGAAAAAGTCGGTTACCATAAACGCGACATTATGGTCGACAGAGTCAAGGACGCTAAAGAATCCCAAGAGGACGCCCAAGAAGAGTTCAGCTCGGCCCTCGAAGAGATGCAAGCGCTACTCAACCACGATGGTGGCAGCCTCGAAAAGGCCTACAATAAGGCCAAAGATGAGTATGAATCGGCCCAAAGCGCCGCCGATAATGTCAGCAACCGCATTAACAAAGTGGAAGATGTCGCCGAAGCCTTATTTGACGAATGGCAGGCCGAAATCGGCGAGATCAGCAAAGCTAACCTGCGTAGGAATAGCGAAACTAAATTGAAGGAAACCCGCCGAGCCTACCAGCAACTGATAAAAAGCATGCGCCGCGCCGAATCAAAAATGCCGCCAATCCTCACCGCCATGAAAGACAATATGCTGTATTTAAAGCATAACTTGAACGCCCAAGCCATTGGCGCGATCAAAGGCGAATTTGCGAGTCTACAGACGGATATCTCGGGCCTTATCCAAGAGATGAATAAATCGATTAGTGAGTCGAATAAGTTTATCGAAGCCCTAGAGAACTCAAAGGGTTAA
- a CDS encoding 4Fe-4S binding protein, with protein MTFIESLTLMLALMYIASLSYWSGKKWGALATLLLSFAAVAISLYWPLALALIIALPLSLIAHKLAPEEFKADIKINTLREACQHLLALSLFLVAIQYSINAIQLKQGVTPWLMRPDVGDAFLPIAGGIELKAIISLNLWDQTHPAAAVMLAAVLLIGLLCKRAFCGWACPLGLAGEYLYALRKRFIKAELAPPAWVDWPLRMLKYLLLLALCYIVIGMPSESIPYYLQGNYHKIADLKMALFFVTPGLITLVCFGLILALSAWRRQGFCRYLCPYGAMLGLLSFASPLKIRRNTQHCLIEAKGMKCDKCTRACPANIIVHTQTTVRSDECQACMRCVAACPKSAALGLGLKSGHRVSHKGLLVLLLLALFALPLISYLGGFWHSQTPDSIRMELIQVIDRVGH; from the coding sequence ATGACCTTTATTGAATCCCTTACCCTAATGCTAGCCCTGATGTACATCGCTTCCCTTAGCTATTGGAGCGGTAAAAAGTGGGGGGCGCTGGCCACTTTACTACTGAGTTTCGCAGCAGTGGCAATTAGCCTCTACTGGCCCTTGGCACTCGCCCTGATAATTGCCCTGCCTCTCAGCCTCATTGCCCATAAATTAGCGCCGGAGGAATTTAAAGCCGATATAAAAATCAATACCCTACGCGAGGCCTGCCAGCATCTGCTCGCGCTTTCACTCTTTTTAGTCGCTATCCAATACAGCATCAACGCCATACAGCTTAAGCAAGGAGTAACACCTTGGTTAATGCGTCCCGATGTGGGCGATGCTTTTTTGCCCATCGCGGGTGGTATTGAATTAAAAGCCATTATTAGCCTGAACTTATGGGATCAAACCCATCCCGCGGCGGCGGTTATGCTCGCAGCAGTATTACTCATAGGTTTACTCTGCAAGCGAGCCTTTTGCGGCTGGGCCTGCCCTTTAGGCCTGGCTGGGGAATATTTATATGCCCTAAGAAAGCGTTTTATCAAGGCAGAATTAGCGCCGCCAGCTTGGGTAGATTGGCCGCTTCGCATGCTTAAATATCTGTTACTCCTCGCACTTTGTTATATTGTTATCGGCATGCCGAGCGAGTCCATTCCCTATTATCTGCAAGGCAATTATCACAAGATTGCCGACTTGAAGATGGCGTTATTCTTTGTCACCCCAGGATTGATTACCTTAGTGTGCTTTGGCCTTATCCTCGCCTTATCAGCATGGCGACGCCAAGGTTTTTGCCGCTATTTGTGCCCCTATGGCGCCATGCTCGGGCTGCTAAGCTTTGCCAGCCCACTTAAAATCCGCCGCAATACTCAGCACTGCTTGATCGAAGCGAAAGGGATGAAGTGCGACAAATGCACCCGCGCCTGTCCTGCGAACATTATTGTGCACACCCAAACCACGGTTCGCAGCGATGAATGCCAGGCCTGTATGCGCTGCGTTGCTGCTTGCCCTAAATCTGCCGCGCTGGGCCTAGGCCTTAAATCTGGCCACAGAGTTAGCCATAAAGGGTTGTTAGTCTTGTTATTACTAGCGCTATTTGCCCTGCCACTGATCAGTTATTTAGGTGGATTCTGGCATAGCCAAACACCGGACAGTATTCGAATGGAGCTTATTCAAGTGATTGATAGAGTTGGCCATTAG
- the katG gene encoding catalase/peroxidase HPI produces the protein MDNIHSSKGKCPVMHGGNTAVATNNMDWWPKALNLDILHQHDTKTDPMDPNFNYREAFKSLDLAAVKQDLQTLMTDSQDWWPADWGHYGGLMIRMAWHSAGTYRIADGRGGAGTGNQRFAPLNSWPDNANLDKARRLLWPIKKKYGNKLSWADLIILAGNVAYESMGLKTYGFAGGRADIWHPEKDIYWGSEKQWLAPSDNPNSRYSGERDLENPLAAVMMGLIYVNPEGVDGKPDPLRTAKDVRVTFARMAMDDEETVALTAGGHTVGKAHGNGKAQDLGPDPEAEDVEAQGLGWLNKHGRGVGRNTVTSGIEGAWTTHPTQWDNGYFKLLLGYDWELKKSPAGAWQWEPINIKEEDKPVDVEDPSIRYNPIMTDADMAMKMDPEYRKISEKFYQDPAYFSDVFARAWFKLTHRDLGPKSRYLGPEVPAEDLIWQDPIPQVNQSLTAADISELKAKILATGLSVAELVATAWDSARTFRGSDYRGGANGGRIRLAPQKDWEGNEPARLQKVLNALMGIQAGFAKNVTMADLIVLAGTAAVEKAAQAAGVNITVPFAPGRGDASQEMTDVKSFAVLEPLHDAYRNWQKKDYVVQPEELMLDRTQLMGLSAHEMTVLIGGMRVLGTNYGGSAHGVFTDRVGVLTNDFFVNLTDMAYSWKPAGANLYQIVDRKTGVVKWTATRVDLVFGSNSVLRSYAEVYAQDDAKEKFVKDFINAWTKVMNADRFDLA, from the coding sequence ATGGACAACATTCACAGCTCTAAAGGTAAATGCCCAGTGATGCACGGTGGTAACACAGCGGTTGCGACCAACAATATGGATTGGTGGCCTAAGGCATTAAATCTCGATATTTTGCACCAGCACGACACCAAGACAGATCCTATGGATCCCAACTTTAATTACCGTGAAGCCTTTAAAAGCCTGGATCTTGCCGCGGTGAAGCAGGATTTACAGACCTTGATGACAGATAGCCAAGATTGGTGGCCCGCAGATTGGGGACATTATGGCGGCCTGATGATCCGTATGGCATGGCATTCTGCTGGGACTTACCGCATTGCCGACGGCCGCGGCGGTGCAGGTACGGGCAACCAACGTTTTGCGCCCCTCAATAGCTGGCCCGATAACGCCAACCTCGATAAAGCCCGCCGTTTACTGTGGCCGATTAAGAAAAAGTACGGCAATAAACTCTCATGGGCCGATTTAATTATTCTTGCGGGCAATGTCGCCTATGAATCCATGGGATTGAAAACCTATGGTTTTGCTGGTGGCCGTGCGGATATTTGGCATCCTGAAAAAGACATTTACTGGGGCTCTGAAAAACAATGGTTAGCCCCGAGTGATAATCCCAATAGTCGATATTCCGGGGAGCGCGATCTCGAAAATCCCCTCGCTGCGGTAATGATGGGACTGATTTATGTGAATCCTGAAGGGGTGGATGGTAAGCCTGATCCACTGCGAACAGCAAAAGATGTCAGGGTGACATTCGCCCGTATGGCGATGGATGATGAGGAAACGGTCGCCTTAACCGCCGGTGGCCATACTGTGGGTAAAGCTCACGGTAACGGTAAGGCGCAGGATCTTGGCCCAGATCCCGAAGCTGAGGATGTTGAAGCCCAAGGTTTAGGTTGGCTCAATAAGCACGGCCGAGGCGTTGGTCGCAATACCGTCACTAGCGGTATTGAAGGGGCTTGGACTACCCATCCGACTCAGTGGGACAATGGCTATTTCAAACTGTTACTCGGTTATGATTGGGAACTGAAAAAGAGTCCCGCCGGCGCTTGGCAATGGGAGCCGATTAACATTAAGGAAGAAGATAAACCTGTCGATGTAGAAGATCCTTCCATTCGCTATAACCCGATAATGACAGATGCGGATATGGCGATGAAAATGGATCCTGAGTATCGCAAAATATCCGAGAAGTTTTATCAAGATCCCGCTTATTTCTCCGACGTGTTCGCAAGGGCTTGGTTCAAATTAACTCACCGCGATCTAGGGCCTAAGAGCCGTTATTTAGGGCCAGAAGTCCCCGCCGAAGACTTAATTTGGCAAGATCCTATTCCTCAAGTAAATCAAAGCTTAACTGCGGCGGACATTAGCGAGCTTAAGGCAAAAATATTAGCCACTGGGCTGAGTGTGGCCGAGCTTGTAGCGACCGCTTGGGATAGCGCCCGTACCTTCCGAGGCTCAGATTATCGGGGTGGGGCAAACGGCGGCCGTATTCGTTTAGCACCGCAAAAGGATTGGGAGGGCAATGAGCCCGCTCGCCTGCAAAAAGTGCTAAATGCCTTAATGGGCATTCAGGCGGGTTTTGCTAAAAACGTCACCATGGCGGACCTGATCGTATTGGCTGGAACCGCCGCCGTTGAAAAAGCCGCCCAAGCCGCTGGGGTCAATATCACAGTGCCCTTTGCCCCAGGCCGTGGAGACGCTTCGCAGGAGATGACGGATGTTAAATCATTCGCCGTGCTCGAGCCTCTGCATGATGCCTACCGCAATTGGCAGAAAAAGGACTATGTAGTGCAACCCGAAGAGCTGATGCTCGATCGCACTCAACTGATGGGGTTAAGTGCCCATGAAATGACAGTGCTGATTGGCGGTATGAGGGTATTGGGCACTAACTACGGTGGCAGTGCCCACGGCGTATTTACCGATAGGGTTGGTGTCTTGACCAATGACTTCTTTGTGAATCTGACCGATATGGCGTACAGCTGGAAGCCTGCGGGTGCAAATCTTTACCAGATAGTCGATCGTAAAACGGGTGTGGTGAAATGGACCGCGACTCGGGTTGACCTCGTCTTTGGCTCTAACTCAGTGTTACGTTCCTATGCTGAGGTATACGCCCAGGACGATGCCAAGGAAAAGTTTGTGAAGGACTTTATTAACGCTTGGACAAAAGTGATGAATGCAGATCGCTTTGATCTTGCGTAA
- the typA gene encoding translational GTPase TypA, producing MLENLRNIAIIAHVDHGKTTLVDKLLSQSGTLATRGEATERVMDSNDLEKERGITILAKNTAIKWNDYRINIVDTPGHADFGGEVERVLSMVDSVLLLVDAVDGPMPQTRFVTKKAFAQGLKPIVVINKIDRPGARPDWVIDQVFDLFDNLGATDEQLDFPIVYASALNGFATLDPDVVSEDMTPLFQTIVEKVSFPDADADGAFQMQISQLDYNSYVGVIGVGRINRGSIKTNQQVTIIGADGKTRNGKMGQVLGYMGLERTEVEVANAGDIVAITGLGELKISDTVCAAGSVEAMPPLSVDEPTLTMTFQVNTSPFAGKEGKYVTSRNILERLQQELVHNVALRVEETDSPDRFRVSGRGELHLSILIENMRREGYELAVSRPEVILKTIDGELCEPFETLTVDVEEEHQGTVIEKLGTRKAEMKDMQLDGKGRVRIDFIIPSRGLIGFQTEFLTATSGTGLIYHSFDHYGPHKGGDIGQRANGVLISNATGKALTFALFGLQDRGRLFIGHAAEVYEGQVVGIHARSNDLTVNCLKGKQLTNMRASGTDEAQVLTTPITMTLEQALEFIDDDELVEVTPKSIRVRKRHLTENDRKRNNRG from the coding sequence GTGCTAGAGAATTTACGTAACATCGCCATTATTGCACACGTTGACCATGGCAAAACGACCCTGGTAGACAAGTTGCTGTCGCAATCAGGAACCCTTGCAACCCGGGGAGAAGCTACTGAGCGGGTGATGGACTCCAACGATCTTGAGAAGGAACGTGGGATCACGATTCTGGCAAAGAATACTGCCATCAAGTGGAACGATTACCGTATCAACATCGTTGATACCCCAGGCCACGCCGACTTCGGTGGTGAGGTTGAGCGTGTTCTATCTATGGTTGACTCAGTATTATTGCTGGTTGACGCCGTTGATGGTCCAATGCCACAAACTCGCTTCGTAACCAAAAAAGCGTTCGCCCAAGGCCTAAAGCCAATCGTTGTTATTAACAAGATTGACCGTCCAGGTGCGCGCCCTGATTGGGTTATCGACCAAGTATTCGACCTGTTCGACAACTTAGGTGCGACCGACGAGCAATTAGATTTCCCAATCGTTTACGCTTCTGCGTTAAACGGTTTTGCAACCTTAGATCCAGATGTCGTCAGCGAAGATATGACGCCACTGTTCCAAACTATCGTTGAAAAAGTTTCTTTCCCAGATGCTGACGCCGATGGCGCATTCCAGATGCAAATCTCTCAACTCGATTACAACTCCTATGTAGGTGTTATCGGTGTGGGTCGCATCAACCGTGGTAGCATCAAAACTAACCAACAAGTGACTATCATCGGTGCCGATGGTAAGACGCGTAACGGTAAAATGGGCCAAGTATTAGGTTACATGGGTCTTGAGCGTACCGAAGTTGAAGTTGCTAACGCAGGTGATATCGTTGCGATTACAGGTTTAGGTGAGCTTAAGATTTCTGACACTGTGTGTGCAGCGGGTAGTGTTGAAGCCATGCCACCCCTGTCAGTTGATGAACCAACTCTGACCATGACTTTCCAAGTCAACACTTCACCTTTCGCGGGTAAAGAAGGTAAGTATGTGACTTCACGTAATATTCTTGAGCGTCTGCAACAGGAATTAGTCCACAACGTGGCACTGCGTGTTGAAGAAACTGACAGCCCAGATCGCTTCCGCGTATCGGGCCGTGGTGAACTGCATTTATCAATTTTGATTGAAAACATGCGTCGCGAAGGCTATGAGTTAGCGGTTTCTCGTCCAGAAGTTATTCTGAAAACCATCGATGGCGAACTGTGTGAGCCATTCGAAACATTAACTGTTGACGTTGAAGAAGAACATCAAGGTACAGTGATCGAGAAGCTGGGTACCCGTAAAGCTGAAATGAAAGATATGCAGCTTGATGGTAAAGGTCGTGTACGTATCGACTTCATCATCCCAAGCCGTGGTTTAATCGGTTTCCAAACTGAGTTCTTAACTGCAACTTCAGGTACAGGTTTAATCTACCACTCGTTCGACCATTACGGTCCACATAAAGGTGGCGATATTGGTCAACGCGCTAACGGCGTATTGATCTCTAACGCAACGGGTAAGGCACTGACCTTCGCACTGTTCGGTCTACAGGACCGAGGTCGTCTCTTTATCGGCCACGCCGCTGAAGTATACGAAGGCCAAGTGGTTGGTATTCACGCTCGCTCAAACGATCTGACAGTTAACTGTTTGAAAGGTAAGCAGCTGACCAACATGCGTGCCTCTGGTACTGACGAAGCGCAAGTACTGACTACGCCAATCACAATGACGCTTGAGCAAGCGCTTGAGTTCATCGATGATGACGAATTAGTCGAAGTCACGCCTAAGAGCATCCGTGTACGTAAGAGACACTTAACTGAAAACGATCGTAAGCGCAATAACCGCGGTTAA